A stretch of the Macrobrachium nipponense isolate FS-2020 chromosome 23, ASM1510439v2, whole genome shotgun sequence genome encodes the following:
- the LOC135196865 gene encoding uncharacterized protein LOC135196865, which translates to MADKTFLVALALALCAAVMGQKSQDRPLTGGSVVSLSSKFTNSTPNPEIGPPPGSSSDSLPPNVRHTRSNPSALPPNPRPGSTSSSLPPNLRPTGSNPASPPPNSHPVNSSGSIPSNIRLYPK; encoded by the exons ATGGCAGACAAGACCTTCCTTGTTGCGCTTGCACTCG CTCTGTGTGCAGCTGTCATGGGCCAGAAAAGTCAAGATCGTCCCCTCACTGGTGGCTCCGTAGTCTCCCTTTCCTCAAAGTTCACCAACTCAACCCCGAATCCAGAGATCGGACCTCCACCTGGAAGTAGCTCTGATTCCCTTCCTCCAAACG TCCGTCATACCCGAAGTAACCCTTCGGCCCTTCCTCCAAACCCCCGGCCGGGAAGtacttcttcttcccttcctcctaATCTCCGTCCAACTGGAAGCAACCCTGCTTCCCCTCCTCCAAACTCCCATCCCGTAAACAGTTCTGGCTCCATTCCTTCCAACATCCGTCTATACCCGAAGTAA